Genomic DNA from Pseudomonadota bacterium:
CTCCCGGTTATCAGGAACGACAACGCCATGAGGAGAGAGAACAGGAGCAAGGCAAAGAGAAAACAAAAACTCAAAAAAGATGGTGGTGGCCTTTTGGCGAATGATCCGGCCGATTCAACCCCTCAAAGATCACAGGGCGGACAGATAATCCCAAACGTCCTGTGGATGGGTTTCGGCCTTTTTCACAGTGGGCCAGTGCTTGATGATCGTGCCGTCAATACTTACAACCACGGTGGAGCGGATTGTTCCCATGGTGATTTTGCCGTATGAGGTCTTTTCACCAAAGGCGTTATAGGCTTTGAGCATCGATGTTTCCGGATCGGAAAGCAGCACAAAAGGCAGATTGAATTTTGCTATAAAATTGTCATGGGATGCCAGACTGTCCCTGCTTACCCCGAAAAGGACCACATCCTTATCCAGAAAACCCTTATACAGGTCCCTGAAGGTGCATGCCTCTATTGTGCAACCGGGGGTGTTGTCCTTGGGGTAAAAATAAATCACGACAATCTTGCCCCTGTAATCGGCAAGACAATGCTCCTTTCCGTCACTGCCGGCAAGACAGAAACCAACAGCTTTTGTGCCTTCAAGGTTTTTCATCGGCTCGCTTATTTCCCTCCTGGTGATTTTTCGTCTTTTCTTCAGCGTTTACGCCTGGTTTGGGTATTGCAGGAACCCCTTCCTCTCCTGCCTCGGTTCGGGCCATTTCCTCCTGTCCCTCTGTCCCCTGCTCTGTGCCGTTCTGGCTGCTGAGCTGCTCACGGTTGATAAGGATTTCCTTTTTGGTGTTGACCCAGAGAATGTTGCCCAGATCGTCGTAGCCCTCGAAGAGCTTTTCCTTCTGGTGCTGCAGGGCCTCGCCGATGAAACCCAGAATGATCAGGTCGGCATCCCGTGACTCTCGCCGGATCAGTTCCCGACGCGAGGTTCCGGCATCGGTGGCCATCAATTCGATGTTGCGGGCTGATATTGGCAGTCGGCCCTCCTTGATCAGCAGGTGCAGGCTGTCCTTTTGCTCATCAATCTCCGTTTCAGGGAAGGCGGCGAAGAGCTTGATCTGTCCACCCTCCCAGTCGGGATGACCAATTATAATGTATGCCAGGAGAATCATCAGGCTGACGTTGTCAAAGTCTTCGGGTGTGATCCAGACATGAATCTCCCGGCGGTAACCATAGTCCCGGGAAGTGGAACCGAGGATGCAGACATCGAAACCGGAAGCCAGCATCAGCCGATAATTGTCGATGATATCAGCCAGATCTTCATTGCCCTGGCGGGAGAACTCAAAGAGGACCAGGTTGTTCTCCTTGCCGGAAATGCCTGGCAGTTGCGCGACCTGGGCCACCGCCGTGGTGTAGGAAGGGCTGATCAGGGTGTCGATGTAAATGTTGCTGCGGCTGACGTCAGTCAAACGGACCAGACGTTGGAATATATCACGGGAGTGGACCACCGTCTCCCGCGACAGGTACCCTTGCAAGTAGTGAATGTAAGACCCGAAACCGAAGCGGTGGGCGATCCAGCGCAGCAGGTTAAAGGCGTCCAGTCGCTCGAATGAATGGGCGGAGATACAGACCACTGCGGGGCGCCATCGGCCTTCATCACTCTTCTGGCCCGACTTCTGCAGAAATATCTGGAGCTGACGGCTGATCTGGAAGATGGCGCCCTGAAAGATGGAGGCCAACCCCTTGCGGTCCGGGTTGTTGGCGCCGATCCACAGGTAGAGAGCGGCCATCACCAGGATGGCGACTATGGCGTAAGGAAGGCTCATCTTGAACATCAGCCAGAGGCAGGCGCCTGCGCCGAAGAGCGAAATGTACCACTTGGAGCGGAAGGCTGGCCGATAGGATGGGTCAGCGGCAAAATGCTCGAGAAAGGAAATCAGACATATGGCGCCGTAGGTGACCATGAAAAACATCGAGATAACCTGGGCGACGAAGTCTACATCGCCCATAAGCACGAAGACCAGGGCGATCCCGAAGACAATCATGGAGGCGTTGCGGGGCTCACCACGGGGACCGGTGCCGATGGCCAGCCAGTCCGACGCGCCGCGAAGCGGCAGAATTTTATCAGCGGCCAGGGCCTGCAGGGTCCTGGGAGCTACCAGTCCCGATCCCAGTGCCGAGGATATGGTGGCGCAGGCGAGACCGATGGGAATGATCGGACCCCAGAGCGCGATGCTGGACATGACCAGTTGATCGCCAGCCAGATCCTGAGGCGTGGCCGAGATTGCCAGCTTGTAGGCGATGCCGATATAGACCAGCATGCCGATCAGGGTGGCGCTCAAAGTGCCCAGGGGAATAGCCTTGCGGGAATCGCGCAGGTCACCGGACAGGCCGACGCCGGCGGTCATGCCGGTAAAGGCCGGAAAACAGATGGCGAAAACCAGGAAGAAATGGTCCGGGTCTCTGACCGTCTCGAACAGGTGGCTATAGTTGCTGGCATTGCTCACCTGCCCCTTGCCGACAAAGAAGAGGATCAGCGACAGGAAGAGGATGCCAACCACCCCATAAAGCAGCTTGATGCCCAGGTCGGCGCCTTTGTGGATCACCAACGCCCCCAGCAGGATAACGGCAGGCAGGCTGATCACTCGGGCGTCACTGATCTGCACGGAGGAGACAGTCCCCAACCAGGCGAACACCGGCCGGAATGCCTCGGCAAAGGCGATGGCGTAAAAGGCAACGCTGACGGCCTGCGAGAGGAAAAGGGAGATGCCGATGGCCGCCCCCGGGATCAGGCCGAAGGTGCGTGAGATGATGAAGTACTCGCCACCGCCTTCCACCTTCTGGTTGGTGGCGATCTCTGCCAGGGCCATGGCGGTGGGAATGGTCACCGCGTGACCGAGCAGGATAATGGCCAGGGTGCCGACAAAACCCACGTTGGCAACGGCGTAACCGAAGCGCAGAAACATGATGGCGCCGAGGATGGTCGAGATGGCGGTGAGAAATACCGCTGCAGTGCCCAGGGTGCCGGTGGCCTTTAATTGTCCGTTCATATAATCCGCTTCTTTTTCACTTCAAGAAATTTATAATGACTACTATTAATCGAGCTGCTTACTTCGACTTCCAACCGCTGTCAATGGAATTCGCCGCAATGGAGATGGGTTGACAAGCAGACTGCGATTCCGCCTTGGTGCCTGGCCAGTAAGCCTGACCCGCATTCACCTGGAATATTAAAAAAGGCGGTTCAAAATCAACCGCATCAAAACACCCGTTTTTTCAACCAGGCACTTCTTCGAGCGCCTCGAATTAATCTCCCTTTGCAGTTTTTGCCATTTGCTTCTGCAGACTCCACACCATCCTGATCATGATGAGCACACCGGAAACCAGCACACCCCAGAGAATCCATTTCTTCCAGGGTTTGGGTGGCGGGGGTATTTCCAGAACCCCTTCACCTCCCAGACGCATTCGTTTTCCAATCTGTACGGATGATGTAATTGATTTACTCTTCTTTAACGCCTGGAGAATCATCGTTGAAGAACCTGCTTCAGTATCATGAGTCAGCTTGCCACTGCCATATGCTACCATAAAAGGCGGAGCACCTCTGGCAATAAACAGGAGTTCATGTGGTGTCCAGCCCAGCGCCAGTGCCGGCGGGGGATTTATTAGATCAAGCCCTGCACCGTCCTGACTGACTTCCACGCGCCACAATTTGTCAACAGTTTGATTAATTGTGACGATTTCATTACGAATCTCCCCTTCTTCAAACTCCAGATTGTAAAATACTCCTCGGGCCCGGATTCTCCACTGGGCATCTTCATCCGCTCTGGATTTGATTGTTGCCTTGATGATGCTGTTTTTTTCCTGAAAGCTCAGATTAACTGCGTCAACCGGCAAATAGGCTGCAGATATATACTCAAAGACCATTCTGGAGTCTTCACCTCTAATCCCCTGGAGTTCAGTCCATTGCCTTTGCCTTTTAAGCTGCAGAGGCCGGGAAATTACTTTGACACTTTTCAGGACAATTTGGGGCTTTCCCACAGGCCAGGTGAGTTGTATATATTTCTGCGTTTTTTGGGGAAGAGGAATGGAATTCCGATAAATCCTGTCTCCGGAATAGTTGAGCTCAGCAACAGTATTGTTCAAGGACAGCGAAGTCCATTTCGCTAGATCATCGCTGTGATGCAGGTTCACTGTCGTCAAAAAATGATCTCCTGAATCTTCCCATTGCAATTCAAGTCTAGCCGGATGCTCTTCAATCCTGCTCATGTCCAGAAGATAGCCATACAAAGATTTATCCGGTTGGCCTTCCCCTGAATCGGTTGTATCAAGTTGTATGATTGTGCCGTCCGGCTTCCGGTTAATCAGTAATGACAAATCTCCGTTTGTCCTTCTTTGCATATGCGTATAGAGGGGAAAAAGAGGAACATTTTCAGTAGCTGACAGTTTGCTGCTTTCGAGTTGCTGCCGACGAATTGTATGCGGGATTATGTCGCCACCGGCATTAAATAACCTGATATCGCCAAGGTCCTTCCGGGTTACCCCACCATAAATTTCTTCCGGCAAAAATAAGCTGCATATCGCGCCATTCCCATTAACAGTCAGGGGGTACCCGTAGGCAAAATCCCCGGTGGTAAAGGTTTCAGCTTGAGCCTGCGCAACACTTAAGAAAACAAAAATACCCAGCAAGAGATATCTCATTTTGAATTCTCCATAATTTTTGGCGGCAATGGCGAAAAGTATCCGATGAGCAGCATCAGCACACCGACAACCAGAAATGAAACAATCCTGGCAATTGTGCCAATTCCAGAAAGGTCGACAATGAAGAGCTTCAAAACAACCATACCCAGGAGGACTGAGCCGGTCATCCATACCGGCCTGTTTCCCTTGCGTGTGGCCCAGACGGTTATTGCCATGGCGATCAGCGTCCAGAGCCCGGAAATACCCGCCTGAAAGACATCAGAAGAAAACAGGCTTCGCGCCTCAAAACTTGTGTGGGAATAATTGCTGACAATCCTGGCGACGACGCTATTCAGCCAGACAAACACAACGCCCCCTAGAACCATAATACCCGTATATTCTGGAAATTCTGCTTGAAGCGCATAGGGCTTCCTGGTGCCTGTCCAGACATAAACAATGAGGACATAAAACACAA
This window encodes:
- a CDS encoding peroxiredoxin encodes the protein MKNLEGTKAVGFCLAGSDGKEHCLADYRGKIVVIYFYPKDNTPGCTIEACTFRDLYKGFLDKDVVLFGVSRDSLASHDNFIAKFNLPFVLLSDPETSMLKAYNAFGEKTSYGKITMGTIRSTVVVSIDGTIIKHWPTVKKAETHPQDVWDYLSAL
- a CDS encoding DUF3999 domain-containing protein, coding for MRYLLLGIFVFLSVAQAQAETFTTGDFAYGYPLTVNGNGAICSLFLPEEIYGGVTRKDLGDIRLFNAGGDIIPHTIRRQQLESSKLSATENVPLFPLYTHMQRRTNGDLSLLINRKPDGTIIQLDTTDSGEGQPDKSLYGYLLDMSRIEEHPARLELQWEDSGDHFLTTVNLHHSDDLAKWTSLSLNNTVAELNYSGDRIYRNSIPLPQKTQKYIQLTWPVGKPQIVLKSVKVISRPLQLKRQRQWTELQGIRGEDSRMVFEYISAAYLPVDAVNLSFQEKNSIIKATIKSRADEDAQWRIRARGVFYNLEFEEGEIRNEIVTINQTVDKLWRVEVSQDGAGLDLINPPPALALGWTPHELLFIARGAPPFMVAYGSGKLTHDTEAGSSTMILQALKKSKSITSSVQIGKRMRLGGEGVLEIPPPPKPWKKWILWGVLVSGVLIMIRMVWSLQKQMAKTAKGD
- a CDS encoding amino acid permease, which encodes MNGQLKATGTLGTAAVFLTAISTILGAIMFLRFGYAVANVGFVGTLAIILLGHAVTIPTAMALAEIATNQKVEGGGEYFIISRTFGLIPGAAIGISLFLSQAVSVAFYAIAFAEAFRPVFAWLGTVSSVQISDARVISLPAVILLGALVIHKGADLGIKLLYGVVGILFLSLILFFVGKGQVSNASNYSHLFETVRDPDHFFLVFAICFPAFTGMTAGVGLSGDLRDSRKAIPLGTLSATLIGMLVYIGIAYKLAISATPQDLAGDQLVMSSIALWGPIIPIGLACATISSALGSGLVAPRTLQALAADKILPLRGASDWLAIGTGPRGEPRNASMIVFGIALVFVLMGDVDFVAQVISMFFMVTYGAICLISFLEHFAADPSYRPAFRSKWYISLFGAGACLWLMFKMSLPYAIVAILVMAALYLWIGANNPDRKGLASIFQGAIFQISRQLQIFLQKSGQKSDEGRWRPAVVCISAHSFERLDAFNLLRWIAHRFGFGSYIHYLQGYLSRETVVHSRDIFQRLVRLTDVSRSNIYIDTLISPSYTTAVAQVAQLPGISGKENNLVLFEFSRQGNEDLADIIDNYRLMLASGFDVCILGSTSRDYGYRREIHVWITPEDFDNVSLMILLAYIIIGHPDWEGGQIKLFAAFPETEIDEQKDSLHLLIKEGRLPISARNIELMATDAGTSRRELIRRESRDADLIILGFIGEALQHQKEKLFEGYDDLGNILWVNTKKEILINREQLSSQNGTEQGTEGQEEMARTEAGEEGVPAIPKPGVNAEEKTKNHQEGNKRADEKP